One Candidatus Bathyarchaeota archaeon genomic region harbors:
- a CDS encoding phenylalanine--tRNA ligase subunit alpha, with translation MDGNILVIELRENEFNIFLMLKKKKGKLDIEHLSRTTSLSETAVVKALLTLSKLGFVKIEEKKETYIRLSEEGSTYANIGLPETRLVKATYDLGGISEIDVVAEKAHIKKEMIPIVLGWIKRKNLAAIESDRGKIILKVSKVPEEGEEEKLIKTLQKKGQVKIIELEEELQKTISILNKRNLVEEIQKTKREVILTDKSNEIPVNQIKMVEGVTALTTELIISGDWKKVKILEYDVTSSPPTLYPGKKHFFSEFIEEARELLLSLGFEEYDGPFIETEFWNFDVLFQAQDHPAREIHDSYMLKEPKFGTIENEDLLEKVKKTHENGWTTGSRGWRYDYSTEISSKLVLRTQTTAVSMRYLNEHKTPPIKMFCLSKVFRPDVLDAKHSMEFTQLEGIIGDRNITLRNLLGLLKKFAKALNLGEVKFRPGYFPFTEPSVESFVKHPKLGWVEFVGSGMFRPEVLMPLGIDFPVIAWGIGFDRLAMIRLGIDDIRELYTKKLDLLREKIY, from the coding sequence ATGGATGGGAATATTTTAGTGATAGAATTAAGAGAGAACGAATTCAATATTTTTTTAATGCTAAAGAAGAAAAAAGGCAAACTAGATATTGAGCATTTGAGTAGGACTACCTCTTTAAGCGAGACAGCAGTAGTAAAAGCATTACTAACACTATCCAAATTGGGTTTTGTTAAAATTGAAGAGAAGAAAGAGACCTATATACGTTTGAGTGAGGAGGGATCTACTTATGCAAATATTGGTTTACCTGAAACTAGACTAGTCAAAGCTACATATGATCTTGGCGGGATATCTGAGATAGATGTAGTAGCCGAAAAAGCGCATATAAAAAAAGAGATGATCCCCATAGTTTTGGGGTGGATAAAGAGAAAGAATCTTGCTGCGATAGAAAGCGATAGGGGTAAAATAATACTTAAAGTATCGAAGGTTCCTGAGGAAGGGGAAGAAGAAAAATTAATTAAAACATTACAAAAGAAAGGCCAAGTTAAAATTATTGAATTAGAAGAAGAATTACAAAAAACAATTTCTATACTCAATAAGCGTAATTTAGTCGAAGAAATTCAAAAAACAAAACGTGAAGTGATATTAACAGATAAGAGTAACGAGATCCCAGTTAATCAAATTAAGATGGTTGAAGGTGTAACAGCTCTAACAACAGAGTTGATCATCTCTGGAGATTGGAAAAAAGTAAAAATATTAGAGTATGATGTAACTTCCAGCCCTCCAACTTTATACCCTGGTAAAAAACATTTCTTTTCCGAATTTATAGAAGAAGCTAGGGAACTTTTGCTATCCTTAGGATTTGAAGAGTATGACGGACCTTTTATTGAAACAGAGTTTTGGAACTTTGACGTTCTATTTCAAGCACAAGATCATCCAGCAAGAGAGATTCATGATAGCTACATGCTAAAAGAACCGAAATTTGGTACCATTGAAAATGAAGATTTGTTAGAGAAAGTAAAAAAGACTCACGAAAATGGATGGACGACCGGTTCTAGAGGTTGGAGATATGATTATAGTACAGAAATCAGTAGTAAACTGGTTCTAAGAACGCAGACAACTGCAGTTTCAATGCGATATTTGAATGAGCATAAGACTCCCCCGATAAAAATGTTCTGTCTATCCAAAGTGTTTAGACCTGATGTTTTAGATGCCAAGCACTCGATGGAATTTACTCAACTAGAGGGAATAATAGGAGACAGAAATATTACTCTCCGCAATCTTCTTGGATTGTTGAAAAAATTCGCCAAAGCGTTAAATCTTGGAGAAGTTAAATTTAGACCAGGATACTTCCCATTTACAGAACCCAGTGTAGAATCTTTTGTTAAACATCCAAAATTAGGATGGGTGGAATTCGTTGGTTCTGGCATGTTCAGACCAGAAGTACTTATGCCCTTAGGTATAGATTTTCCAGTCATAGCTTGGGGAATAGGTTTTGATAGACTGGCTATGATAAGGCTTGGGATAGATGATATTCGTGAGCTCTATACCAAAAAACTCGATTTATTGAGGGAAAAAATATATTAG
- the trpS gene encoding tryptophan--tRNA ligase, with protein MSNDKSMRLDPWGTSDIKDYSELFELFGIEPIENLINKISDPGHYLRRSIIFGHRELGKIMNAIEKNEEYAVMSGIKPTGALHLGSKMTAEEIIYFQSLSKKSKAFYAIADVEAYCDNGLPFAETAEIAVNNLADILALGLKPERAYVYKQSEEIRVMNLALIFSRKVTKNTIEAIYGERPFGLYLSALVQAGDILLPQLEDFGGPKPVLVPVGADQDPHIRLTRDLARKHYNEFKFILPSATYHKLIRSLTGDFKMSKRDPMSLLTLDDPPDLAKKKVMNCYTGGRETISEQKKYGGEPEKCVPYELCLFHFCKGDNKVKEMYQECGQGGRTCGDCKAEIAEIVANFLSEHQQKKRSMIPTAQRLLERD; from the coding sequence ATGAGTAACGATAAATCGATGAGATTAGATCCATGGGGAACCTCTGATATTAAGGACTATTCTGAATTATTCGAGCTTTTTGGAATTGAGCCAATTGAGAATCTAATTAACAAGATTTCAGATCCAGGTCACTATCTTAGAAGAAGCATAATCTTTGGTCATAGAGAACTCGGAAAGATTATGAATGCTATTGAAAAAAATGAAGAATATGCTGTTATGTCAGGAATAAAACCCACAGGTGCACTTCATTTAGGTAGCAAGATGACTGCTGAAGAAATAATATATTTCCAGAGTTTATCAAAGAAATCCAAAGCATTCTATGCTATAGCAGATGTTGAAGCATATTGTGATAACGGTCTACCATTTGCAGAGACTGCAGAGATAGCGGTCAATAATTTAGCAGATATATTAGCGTTGGGACTAAAACCTGAAAGAGCGTATGTGTATAAGCAATCCGAAGAAATCAGGGTTATGAATCTTGCCTTAATATTCTCAAGAAAAGTAACAAAGAATACAATTGAAGCCATATATGGTGAGAGGCCCTTTGGACTTTATCTTTCGGCTTTAGTTCAAGCTGGAGATATTCTTCTACCACAATTAGAAGATTTTGGGGGCCCTAAACCTGTACTTGTTCCTGTAGGAGCAGATCAAGATCCCCATATTCGTCTAACTAGGGATCTAGCTAGAAAGCATTATAATGAATTCAAATTCATTCTTCCCAGTGCGACTTATCATAAACTCATTAGATCTCTGACTGGAGATTTTAAGATGTCAAAGAGAGACCCTATGAGCCTATTAACTCTTGACGATCCACCAGACTTGGCTAAAAAGAAGGTTATGAATTGTTATACTGGTGGGAGGGAAACAATCTCAGAACAGAAGAAGTATGGTGGTGAACCTGAGAAATGCGTCCCCTATGAACTGTGTCTCTTCCATTTCTGTAAGGGTGATAACAAAGTTAAGGAAATGTATCAAGAGTGTGGTCAGGGAGGAAGAACATGTGGAGATTGTAAAGCTGAAATTGCAGAAATTGTGGCCAATTTCCTAAGTGAACATCAACAAAAGAAAAGAAGTATGATCCCAACCGCACAAAGACTTTTAGAAAGAGATTAG
- the map gene encoding type II methionyl aminopeptidase, which yields MEGVSIETKDEALENYWKAGKIASKVRKSVPSIIKPKRKILDACEDIENMILKLGGKLAFPCNIGINEVTAHYTPLIETSDIIPENSVIKIDLGVHIKGFIADTAITISLDPIYDLLKIASEEALEVAIRNIKPGRKVSEIGQMIEETVSKFGLKPLRNLTGHKMERFSLHAGKAIPNVSSINGSKIEAGEIYAIEPFVTFRDASGFVRNSNESFIFKFIKVKGAKTEQEKVFINHIKKEFATLPFTKRWLVNSYPFEDLGNILNRMISSKCIMPYHVLIEESNKPVAQSEHTVLVNKDGCEVTTL from the coding sequence ATGGAGGGGGTCTCAATAGAAACTAAAGACGAAGCACTTGAGAACTATTGGAAGGCGGGTAAAATAGCTTCGAAAGTGAGAAAATCAGTACCCAGCATAATAAAACCGAAAAGGAAAATTCTTGATGCGTGTGAAGATATTGAAAATATGATCTTAAAGTTGGGTGGAAAACTTGCGTTTCCGTGTAATATAGGAATTAATGAAGTAACGGCTCACTATACGCCTTTAATAGAGACTTCTGATATTATACCAGAAAATTCTGTAATCAAGATAGATTTGGGAGTGCATATAAAAGGGTTCATCGCTGATACGGCCATAACAATCTCTCTAGATCCGATTTATGATTTGTTAAAAATAGCTTCAGAAGAGGCTCTTGAAGTTGCGATTAGAAATATTAAACCTGGGAGAAAAGTCTCAGAAATAGGTCAAATGATAGAGGAGACCGTCTCAAAATTTGGATTAAAACCACTAAGAAATCTGACAGGTCATAAAATGGAGCGTTTTTCATTACACGCGGGAAAAGCCATTCCAAATGTATCTTCAATTAATGGTTCCAAGATCGAAGCTGGGGAGATCTATGCGATTGAGCCTTTCGTAACTTTTAGAGATGCATCAGGATTTGTTAGAAATAGTAATGAATCCTTCATATTCAAATTTATTAAGGTTAAGGGTGCAAAAACAGAGCAAGAAAAAGTATTCATCAATCACATAAAGAAAGAATTTGCTACATTACCTTTTACAAAAAGATGGTTGGTTAATTCCTATCCTTTTGAAGATTTAGGAAATATATTGAATAGAATGATATCGTCAAAATGTATTATGCCGTATCATGTTCTTATTGAAGAGAGTAATAAACCGGTAGCTCAATCAGAACATACAGTACTTGTTAATAAGGATGGGTGTGAAGTGACTACGCTTTAA
- a CDS encoding translation elongation factor-like protein, translating to MENEKEVGLVTHFFSKIDVAVIKLKDELSVGDKILFRGSTTNFDQIVESMQIERESVEKAKAGQSIGLKVKDKVRENDVVYKEISE from the coding sequence ATGGAAAATGAAAAAGAGGTAGGCTTAGTTACTCATTTCTTCTCAAAGATCGATGTTGCCGTTATCAAGTTGAAAGATGAATTGAGTGTTGGGGATAAAATTTTGTTCAGGGGAAGCACAACAAACTTTGACCAAATTGTGGAATCAATGCAGATAGAACGCGAGAGTGTTGAAAAAGCAAAAGCTGGGCAATCTATTGGTTTAAAGGTTAAAGACAAAGTAAGAGAAAATGATGTAGTTTATAAAGAAATTTCTGAGTAA
- the mobB gene encoding molybdopterin-guanine dinucleotide biosynthesis protein B, with translation MDSKIPVISVIGNKDSGKTSVMEALIKAFSNNGFKVATAKHVSQKNFLIDRKKTDTSRLYLAGSKLVMGISKSELFLLDRIEDNEFSLDFLQEYVKDVDLLLLEGFSKYIAKEPAIGKIVCVKKKEEIEKFEKKLLGEILAYCSLNPIDDRRIYSINKDGKRLFELTKKFVQGNH, from the coding sequence ATGGATTCCAAGATTCCTGTAATATCTGTAATCGGAAATAAAGACTCAGGAAAAACATCAGTAATGGAGGCACTAATTAAAGCTTTTTCCAATAATGGATTTAAAGTGGCAACAGCTAAACATGTGAGCCAAAAGAATTTCTTAATTGACAGAAAAAAAACTGATACGTCTAGGCTTTATTTAGCAGGATCAAAATTAGTGATGGGGATATCAAAATCAGAACTATTTCTTTTAGACCGAATTGAGGATAATGAATTCTCTTTAGATTTCCTTCAAGAGTATGTTAAGGACGTCGATCTTCTTCTTTTAGAAGGTTTTTCAAAATATATTGCCAAAGAACCTGCCATAGGGAAGATTGTTTGTGTCAAAAAAAAGGAGGAAATTGAGAAATTCGAAAAGAAACTCCTTGGAGAAATATTGGCTTATTGTAGTTTAAATCCTATAGATGATAGGAGAATTTATTCAATAAATAAAGATGGCAAAAGACTTTTTGAATTGACAAAGAAATTTGTCCAAGGCAATCATTGA
- a CDS encoding CoA-binding protein translates to MQNKEHLIKNLQMFFSPKSVAIVGASKKSDKSGHIIFSNFVQNKRRGIFKGEIYPVNPSEDSILGYKCYPSVKNIPDDVESVVIVVPAKAVVQVLKEAADKGVDAAIIISAGFSEIGNHKGENTIKEIAKKSGIRILGPNCIGVFDSYEGMDTLFLPETKVLKTGDVMVATPRPMAGYTTLISQSGGFGVAALDYLTGQEIGISKFVSFGNKSDVNESEMLYYINKDENTRVVLLYVESIENGREFLEVAKEFTKEKPIVALKSGLTKAGARAASSHTGALSGSDEIYDAAFIQTGVIRTQNMCEFFNVGKAFVFQPPAEGRNVAILTDVGGPGVMAADESELRGINIGKLSSDTLAKFQKLKESKKIPSFSTNTNPIDLTGSATSEMFEHSLKVLLDDKNINGIIIIGIHHLPAIEEDYVDVIGKISIDHQKPIVACDIGETEMAKYIRSRFEKLGIPAYDSPEEAAHAMAALVEYGIYLKSKGCLNKYINHFKELPITPK, encoded by the coding sequence ATGCAAAATAAAGAACATCTAATAAAAAATTTGCAGATGTTCTTCAGCCCGAAGTCCGTTGCAATAGTTGGAGCCTCGAAGAAATCAGATAAATCTGGCCATATAATCTTTTCAAATTTTGTTCAAAATAAACGCAGAGGAATCTTCAAAGGAGAGATCTATCCTGTCAATCCTAGTGAGGACAGTATATTAGGTTACAAATGTTATCCTTCGGTAAAAAATATTCCAGATGATGTAGAATCTGTAGTAATAGTTGTTCCGGCAAAGGCTGTGGTACAAGTACTGAAAGAAGCTGCTGATAAAGGTGTTGATGCAGCAATAATTATATCAGCAGGATTTAGTGAGATCGGAAATCATAAGGGTGAAAATACAATTAAAGAAATTGCAAAAAAGAGTGGTATAAGAATTTTAGGTCCAAATTGTATAGGAGTTTTCGATTCATATGAAGGAATGGATACTCTCTTTTTACCTGAAACTAAAGTTCTTAAAACAGGAGATGTGATGGTTGCAACGCCAAGACCCATGGCTGGATATACGACATTAATTAGTCAAAGCGGAGGGTTTGGAGTTGCCGCACTCGACTATCTAACTGGACAGGAAATTGGCATTAGCAAATTCGTTAGTTTTGGAAATAAATCTGATGTTAATGAGTCTGAGATGCTTTATTATATCAATAAGGATGAAAATACGCGAGTTGTTCTCCTGTACGTTGAGAGTATAGAAAATGGTAGGGAATTTTTAGAAGTAGCAAAAGAATTTACAAAAGAGAAACCGATAGTGGCACTTAAATCAGGTTTAACCAAAGCTGGTGCTAGAGCTGCCTCTTCACATACTGGGGCATTAAGCGGTTCGGATGAAATATACGATGCTGCATTCATACAAACAGGTGTTATAAGAACGCAAAATATGTGCGAGTTCTTTAATGTCGGTAAAGCTTTTGTTTTTCAACCTCCGGCAGAAGGACGAAATGTAGCCATACTTACTGATGTAGGAGGGCCTGGTGTGATGGCCGCAGATGAATCTGAGTTAAGAGGGATAAATATCGGTAAGCTATCAAGTGATACTCTTGCTAAATTTCAGAAGCTTAAAGAGTCGAAGAAGATTCCAAGCTTCAGTACTAATACAAACCCAATAGACCTAACAGGTTCAGCTACTTCTGAAATGTTTGAGCATAGTCTAAAAGTTCTATTGGATGATAAAAATATCAATGGAATAATAATCATAGGCATACACCATCTTCCAGCAATCGAGGAGGATTATGTGGATGTAATTGGTAAGATATCAATTGATCATCAAAAGCCAATAGTTGCTTGTGACATAGGCGAAACCGAGATGGCGAAATATATCAGATCGAGATTTGAGAAATTAGGGATACCAGCTTATGATTCTCCAGAAGAAGCAGCCCATGCTATGGCGGCTTTGGTAGAATATGGAATATATTTGAAAAGCAAAGGATGTCTAAATAAATATATTAATCACTTTAAAGAACTTCCAATTACACCAAAATAA
- the ychF gene encoding YchF-related putative GTPase, whose product MIRIGLIGKTNAGKTTFFNSATLLSSKISTYPFTTKRPNTGTAYVKSLCVCKELDIKDNPKNSACVDGWRFIPIEIIDLPGLIKGSWRGKGLGTQFLSVASQADALLHIVDASGSIDAEGKITKPGMGNPILDVYDIEEELIMWFTNLVKRNSKTIEKNVKKGVSLDNALFNLLAGLKVKYEHVKDALEDIKLDDENISKWNDEDIKLFARRIRELSKPTIIIANKMDLPYASDNYDKLVEEFKDVFVTPSCSEAELALRRAEEKGYIKYIPGEEKFEVLNKEGLTKDQIRALNYVQQRVLSKWISTGVQFALNVCVFKLLGMNSVYPVEDSKNLSDKKGNILPDVLLIPNDADILYLASEIHTELAKNIVYAIDARTSLRLPTDYTIKDRDIISIISALRKSKGHK is encoded by the coding sequence ATGATCAGGATAGGCTTGATCGGAAAAACTAACGCAGGAAAGACTACATTCTTCAATTCAGCCACTTTATTATCATCAAAAATATCTACATATCCATTCACAACTAAAAGACCCAATACAGGAACTGCTTATGTTAAATCATTATGTGTTTGTAAGGAATTGGATATAAAGGATAATCCTAAGAATTCAGCATGTGTCGATGGTTGGAGATTTATCCCGATAGAAATAATAGATCTACCAGGATTGATTAAAGGTTCATGGCGTGGGAAAGGTCTCGGAACTCAATTTCTAAGTGTTGCATCTCAAGCAGATGCTTTACTTCACATAGTCGATGCTTCTGGAAGTATAGATGCGGAAGGAAAAATAACAAAACCGGGTATGGGAAATCCTATACTCGATGTTTATGATATTGAAGAAGAACTAATTATGTGGTTTACTAATCTAGTAAAGAGAAACAGCAAGACGATTGAGAAAAACGTTAAGAAGGGTGTTTCACTCGACAACGCGCTATTCAATCTCTTAGCAGGTTTGAAAGTCAAATATGAACATGTCAAAGATGCTCTTGAAGATATTAAATTAGATGATGAAAACATTAGCAAATGGAATGATGAAGATATAAAACTATTCGCGAGAAGAATAAGAGAACTTTCAAAACCAACTATAATTATAGCTAATAAAATGGATTTGCCATATGCAAGTGATAATTATGATAAACTTGTTGAAGAGTTTAAGGATGTCTTCGTTACTCCAAGCTGTAGTGAAGCAGAATTAGCTCTCCGAAGAGCGGAAGAGAAGGGGTATATAAAATATATTCCTGGTGAAGAAAAATTTGAAGTTCTCAACAAAGAAGGATTAACAAAAGATCAAATTCGAGCATTGAATTATGTCCAACAAAGAGTTTTATCAAAATGGATAAGTACTGGCGTCCAATTTGCTCTAAACGTTTGCGTTTTTAAGCTTCTAGGAATGAATTCTGTTTATCCTGTTGAAGATTCGAAAAATCTATCAGATAAAAAAGGGAATATATTACCAGATGTTCTATTGATACCCAATGATGCTGACATTTTGTATTTAGCGTCTGAGATACATACTGAGCTTGCCAAGAACATCGTATATGCTATAGATGCAAGGACAAGTTTGAGACTGCCTACAGATTATACGATTAAGGATAGAGATATAATTAGTATAATTTCAGCTTTAAGAAAAAGTAAGGGTCATAAATAG
- a CDS encoding DUF1512 domain-containing protein: protein MLDFTLQLGLLGSGDSTTGTMISTLMYLTFIAFIFFGQKIQLYTMLWSVGGSLKKLDFLRTEVKKLTLQTIKEIGKPKEDPTPKLNSLLEHFLISPVNLDPAGIVAKFDHLLDVREDKFKNDVKMIAPAADKVQINNLENLVESSLALNTIYRIVRHFYLLSKKTSSFYLILQLQMILPLVMQEAEALQGASQAFAQGQPIGDGIGALVASKFMLNKKKRKVKKDVVVSETKIDGRKATVLKAEGPGGNVGKPGDAVKQIIKEKKGKVKLIIMIDAALKFEGENSGEISEGIGAAIGGVGTEKFKIEEVASKYKIPLYAVIIKESIQDAISPMKKEINEATDKAIERINALIKENTKKGDSIIIAGIGNTIGIGQ, encoded by the coding sequence TTGCTGGATTTTACCTTACAATTAGGATTATTGGGTAGTGGAGATAGCACTACAGGAACTATGATCTCGACTTTAATGTATCTTACGTTTATTGCTTTTATTTTCTTCGGCCAGAAAATCCAACTATATACTATGCTCTGGAGTGTTGGCGGTTCTCTCAAAAAACTAGATTTTCTGAGAACAGAGGTAAAGAAATTAACTTTACAGACCATAAAAGAAATTGGTAAACCAAAAGAAGATCCCACTCCAAAACTGAATTCACTTTTGGAGCATTTTCTTATATCCCCAGTTAATCTTGACCCAGCCGGAATTGTGGCAAAATTTGATCATCTCTTGGATGTTAGAGAGGATAAGTTTAAGAACGATGTCAAAATGATAGCGCCTGCAGCAGATAAAGTGCAAATAAACAATCTTGAAAATCTTGTCGAGAGTTCTTTAGCTCTTAATACAATCTACAGAATTGTTAGGCATTTTTACTTATTGAGTAAAAAAACTTCGAGCTTTTATTTGATCTTACAGCTACAAATGATACTGCCATTGGTAATGCAAGAGGCTGAGGCATTACAAGGGGCTTCTCAAGCTTTTGCCCAAGGGCAACCTATTGGTGATGGCATAGGTGCTTTGGTAGCCTCGAAATTCATGCTAAATAAGAAAAAGAGGAAAGTAAAGAAGGATGTTGTGGTTTCAGAAACTAAAATCGATGGAAGAAAAGCTACAGTATTGAAAGCTGAAGGTCCAGGTGGAAATGTTGGGAAACCAGGAGATGCTGTGAAGCAGATAATAAAGGAGAAAAAAGGCAAAGTAAAACTAATAATTATGATTGATGCAGCTTTGAAATTCGAGGGTGAAAATTCAGGAGAAATAAGCGAAGGTATAGGGGCTGCTATAGGCGGTGTAGGAACTGAAAAATTCAAAATTGAAGAAGTTGCTTCAAAATACAAGATACCATTGTATGCAGTAATTATAAAAGAAAGTATTCAAGATGCGATTTCACCTATGAAAAAAGAGATAAATGAAGCTACAGATAAGGCAATTGAGAGAATAAACGCTCTTATAAAAGAGAATACAAAAAAGGGTGATTCAATAATCATAGCTGGAATAGGAAATACAATCGGCATAGGGCAATAA
- the pheT gene encoding phenylalanine--tRNA ligase subunit beta yields MPTVTVQYKDLLNLVGKKMSVEEIEEIFFLTKCEVEVADSEDITLEVTADRPDLLSTEGIARELRGILGLEKGLKEYKIGKSHFSITVEPSIEGVRPFISSGVIKGIDLDSESVRQVMQLQEKLHLTCCRARRKVSVGIHDLDNIEKEIIYAGVEPKKINFIPLEEDRAMNGEEILEYIPKGREYSHIIKKFPRYPLLYDIKGNVLSLPPIINGTVTKVTENTKNLLLDVTGTDPDLVEFVNNIMVTNLVERGGEIESVKIVNKDSERYVPTLKPNRIKIKTDFVNKTLGLGLNKSEIIESLEKMRYGIVRGGEDLIEVLAPSYRADLLHEIDVIEDVALGYGINRLEPELPEISTMGIERELTKSTRKACNLMVGFGFQEVLNYLMTNEESLFNKMAVCASKIVQVENPLTLEYSAIRNSILPGLVNFLGYNKHISYPQKIFECGDVVILDEKKPTKTIKKRKLAGAICDYKVSYENMQSVLYAFLNNFGIKNWSLNKTENSAFIKGRVASLQVNKSKDNVGIIGEINPIVLNNFEIENPVAAFEIELEDLMKAKKL; encoded by the coding sequence TTGCCAACTGTAACCGTTCAATATAAAGACCTTCTCAATCTTGTAGGCAAGAAGATGTCTGTTGAAGAGATTGAAGAAATTTTCTTTTTAACAAAATGCGAGGTTGAAGTGGCTGATTCTGAAGATATCACATTAGAGGTCACGGCGGACAGACCTGATCTACTCAGCACAGAGGGAATTGCTCGCGAGTTAAGAGGGATCTTGGGATTAGAGAAAGGGCTCAAAGAGTACAAAATTGGAAAAAGTCACTTTAGCATAACCGTCGAACCAAGCATAGAGGGAGTTAGGCCATTCATATCATCTGGAGTAATCAAAGGCATTGATTTAGATAGTGAGAGTGTAAGACAAGTTATGCAATTACAGGAAAAACTTCATCTAACGTGTTGTCGAGCGAGAAGGAAAGTATCAGTTGGTATTCATGATCTTGACAATATTGAGAAAGAGATTATCTATGCTGGAGTTGAGCCTAAGAAAATAAATTTCATTCCTTTAGAGGAAGATAGAGCAATGAACGGCGAGGAAATCCTAGAATATATTCCAAAAGGGAGAGAATATAGCCATATAATTAAAAAGTTCCCAAGATATCCCTTGTTATACGACATCAAGGGAAATGTACTTTCCTTGCCACCCATAATAAATGGTACTGTGACAAAGGTAACTGAGAATACAAAAAATCTGCTGCTTGATGTTACAGGAACGGACCCAGATTTGGTGGAATTCGTAAATAATATAATGGTCACAAATTTAGTTGAACGAGGCGGGGAGATTGAGAGTGTCAAGATTGTTAATAAAGATAGTGAAAGATACGTTCCTACATTGAAGCCAAACAGAATTAAAATAAAAACTGATTTCGTAAATAAGACATTGGGATTGGGACTGAATAAATCTGAGATAATTGAATCGCTTGAAAAGATGCGTTATGGTATTGTGAGGGGTGGAGAGGATCTAATTGAAGTTCTAGCTCCCTCATATAGAGCTGATTTACTTCATGAGATAGATGTAATAGAGGATGTCGCTCTTGGCTATGGCATCAACAGACTTGAGCCAGAACTGCCTGAAATCTCTACAATGGGAATAGAAAGAGAATTGACAAAATCTACTCGTAAAGCTTGTAATTTAATGGTTGGGTTTGGTTTTCAGGAAGTATTGAATTATTTGATGACAAATGAGGAAAGTCTATTTAACAAGATGGCTGTCTGTGCTTCTAAAATAGTCCAAGTTGAGAATCCGCTAACTTTGGAATATTCTGCTATAAGAAACTCGATTCTACCTGGACTGGTGAATTTCTTAGGTTATAATAAACACATATCATATCCTCAAAAGATCTTTGAATGCGGAGATGTTGTAATCCTAGATGAAAAGAAGCCGACAAAGACGATAAAAAAGAGAAAGCTGGCTGGAGCAATTTGCGATTACAAGGTGAGTTATGAGAATATGCAAAGTGTGCTTTATGCGTTCTTAAACAATTTTGGGATTAAAAATTGGTCTCTTAACAAGACGGAGAATTCAGCATTTATCAAAGGTCGTGTAGCATCCTTGCAAGTAAACAAGTCCAAAGATAATGTAGGCATAATAGGGGAGATAAATCCTATAGTTTTGAATAATTTTGAAATTGAGAATCCAGTAGCCGCATTTGAGATTGAGCTTGAAGATCTGATGAAAGCCAAAAAACTATAA
- a CDS encoding CBS domain-containing protein, with protein sequence MLPKIEEIERRRKSLGLGQKQLAKMVDVSQSMIAKIETGRINPSYIKTKAIFDLLESLERKREIKAKDIHHGKVVGVQKDDLVSIATDKMHETGYSQLPVFDNHQVVGSISERTVLDQIIKGKDPSQLSKLKVEEVMDEAFPSVDKETPITVLSTLLQYNPAVMIGHKGKIIGIITKADLLKVVSSS encoded by the coding sequence ATGTTACCCAAGATCGAGGAAATTGAAAGAAGAAGAAAAAGTCTAGGATTAGGGCAAAAACAACTTGCAAAGATGGTTGATGTAAGCCAGTCCATGATAGCAAAAATAGAAACGGGAAGAATCAATCCATCCTATATAAAGACAAAGGCAATATTTGACCTCCTAGAAAGTCTTGAAAGGAAAAGAGAAATAAAAGCCAAAGACATTCATCATGGCAAAGTGGTAGGCGTTCAGAAGGATGATCTGGTTTCAATAGCTACCGACAAAATGCATGAAACGGGGTATTCTCAACTGCCAGTATTTGATAACCATCAAGTTGTAGGAAGTATATCTGAAAGAACCGTACTTGATCAAATAATAAAAGGTAAAGATCCATCTCAACTTTCTAAACTTAAGGTAGAAGAAGTAATGGATGAAGCTTTTCCAAGCGTAGATAAAGAGACACCAATAACAGTTTTATCTACACTTCTTCAATATAATCCTGCTGTAATGATTGGGCATAAAGGAAAAATTATTGGTATAATTACAAAAGCCGATTTGCTTAAAGTTGTTAGTTCAAGTTAA